The following coding sequences are from one Ornithodoros turicata isolate Travis chromosome 1, ASM3712646v1, whole genome shotgun sequence window:
- the LOC135377404 gene encoding eukaryotic peptide chain release factor subunit 1, with amino-acid sequence MASAGYNLEESNADRNVEIWKIKKLIKSLEAARGNGTSMISLIIPPKDQISRVSKMLADEFGTASNIKSRVNRLSVLGAITSVQHRLKLYTKVPPNGLVIYCGTIVTEEGKEKKVNIDFEPFKPINTSLYLCDNKFHTEALSALLADDNKFGFIVMDGNGALFGTLQGNTREVLHKFTVDLPKKHGRGGQSALRFARLRMEKRHNYVRKVAEVATTLYVTNDRPNIAGLILAGSADFKTELSQSDMFDPRLQVKVLKLVDVSYGGENGFNQAIELSAEVLSNVKFIQEKKLIGRYFDEISQDTGKYCFGVDDTLRALEMGAVEILIAWENLDIVRYLLKNHTTDEERILHLTPEQEKDKSHFMDRDTGVELELVESMALLEWLANNYKNFGATLEIITDKSQEGSQFVKGFGGIGGILRYRVDFQSLEVNDLVDDFDLDDL; translated from the exons ATGGCCTCGGCAGGGTACAATCTGGAGGAGTCGAACGCTGATAGGAATGTAGAAATCTGGAAAATTAAGAAGCTGATAAAGAGCCTGGAAGCAGCTCGTGG GAATGGGACGAGTATGATCTCGCTCATCATCCCACCAAAGGACCAGATTTCACGAGTGTCGAAGATGTTGGCGGACGAGTTTGGCACCGCGTCAAACATCAAAAGCCGCGTTAACCGGCTATCGGTGCTCGGGGCTATCACGTCAGTACAGCACCGGTTGAAGCTGTACACGAAAG TACCCCCGAACGGTCTAGTTATCTACTGCGGCACCATTGTGACGGAAGAAGGCAAGGAAAAGAAAGTAAACATTGATTTCGAGCCGTTCAAGCCAATCAACACTTCCCTGTATCTATGCGACAACAAGTTTCACACGGAAGCCCTCTCCGCgttgctagcagacgacaataagTTCGGGTTCATCGTCATGGACGGCAACGGTGCCCTGTTCGGAACGCTGCAGGGAAACACGCGAGAGGTGCTGCACAAGTTCACGGTAGACCTGCCGAAGAAGCACGGCCGTGGTGGGCAGTCTGCGCTGCGTTTTGCGCGTCTGCGCATGGAGAAGCGGCACAACTACGTGCGGAAGGTGGCGGAGGTGGCCACGACGTTGTACGTCACCAACGACCGGCCGAACATCGCCGGGCTCATTCTGGCCGGGTCCGCCGACTTCAAGACCGAGCTCAGCCAGTCGGACATGTTCGACCCTCGACTGCAGGTGAAGGTGCTCAAGCTTGTCGACGTTTCGTACGGCGGGGAAAACGGCTTCAACCAGGCCATCGAGCTGTCGGCCGAAGTGCTTTCCAACGTCAAGTTCATCCAAGAGAAGAAGCTCATTGGCCGCTACTTTGACGAAATATCGCAAGACACGGGCAAGTATTGCTTCGGGGTGGACGACACTCTGCGAGCGCTCGAGATGGGCGCGGTCGAGATCTTGATCGCCTGGGAGAATCTGGACATCGTGCGCTACCTGCTGAAGAACCACACGACGGACGAGGAGCGCATCTTGCACCTGACGCCCGAGCAGGAGAAGGACAAGTCGCACTTCATGGATCGCGACACCGGGGTGGAGTTGGAACTGGTGGAGTCGATGGCGCTGCTGGAGTGGCTCGCCAACAACTACAAAAACTTTG GAGCCACGTTGGAGATAATCACCGACAAGTCCCAGGAGGGATCGCAGTTTGTCAAGGGCTTCGGTGGTATAGGAGGCATCCTCCGCTACAGAGTGGACTTCCAGAGTCTCGAAGTGAATGACTTGGTCGATGACTTTGACCTGGACGACCTGTAA